The Streptomyces tubercidicus DNA segment TCGCCGCCGTGATGGCGCAGGTCGACCACCGCGTCACCGGCCAGCCCGCTGCCCGCGGTGCCGTGTGGGCCGGGGGCGCTGACCGCCACCGGGCCGTCCACCGGCCGCTTGTCGATGCCCGTGCCGCCCTCGGCATCGGTGTGCTCGGACGGGGTGGGCCGCCCCAGGTTCACGGTCAGCAGTTTCATGCGGTGCTCCGTAGCTCGGTCAACGTGGTCCGTGGAAAGGCCCGTCGGGGCCCCCTCTTCACGCATGCCCTCGACCCGTGTCCACGCTAGCTGTCCCTGCCCAAAGCCTCGACTCCATTTTCCCTGGTCAACCCAAGACGCGCTTATGCTTGAGGGCATGATCGAGGCCCGTCATCTCCGTGTGCTGCGTGCCGTCGCCAGAAGCGGCTCGTTCTCCGCCGCCGCGCGTGAGCTGGGTTGCACCCAGCCGGCCGTCAGCCAGCAGATGAAGGCCCTGGAGCAGTCCGCGGGCACCCCCTTGCTGGTCCGCGCGGGCCGCGAGATGCGGCTGACCCAGGCGGGCGAGGCACTCGTACGGCACGCCGTCGGCATCCTGGCCGGGCTCACCGCCGCCGAGGAGGAGATCGCCGCCATCGCGGGCCTGCGCGCAGGACGGGTGCGGCTGGTGTCGTTCCCCTCCGGCAGCTCGACGCTGGTGCCGACCGCCCTGGCGACGATGCGCGCCGCCCATCCGGGCACCCGGGTCTCGCTGGTCGAGGCCGAGCCGCCGCGCTCGATCGAGATGCTGCGCAACGGCGACTGCGAGATCGCGCTGGCCTTCCGCTACCCCGAGGTGCGCGGTGCGGACCCGGCGGCCGGGGCGGAGTGGGACGACCTGGTGGTGCGCCCGATCCTGGCGGACCGGCTGGTCGGGCTGGTGCCGGCCGGTCACCGGCTGGCGAAGGCGGGGGTGGCGCGGTTCGACGAGCTGGCCGACGAGCCGTGGATTGCGGGCTGCCCCCGCTGCCGCCGGCATCTCGTGGAGGTCTGTGAGAGCGCGGGCTTCACCCCGCGTATCGACTTCGCGACGGACGACTATCCGGCGGTCATCGGCCTGGTCGGGGCCGGTCTGGGAGTCGCCGCGCTGCCCGAGCTGACGCTGGCGTCGGTACGTCCCAAGGGGGCGACGGCGGTACGTCTGGAGCCCGCCGTGCACCGCGAGATCGTCGCGCTCACCCTGCCGGATCTGGCACAGGTCCCCGCCGTCGAGGCGACGCTGGACAAGCTGGTGGCCGCGGCCGGGCGCTGACCGCGGTGCAGGAACGTTTCTTCGGGAGCGATCGGCTCCCGGACTTTCAGGCGCCGGAGACGCCGTGGCCGGTCATGGAGGAGGCGGGGACCAGCCGGTGCCGGGCCCGGCCCATGAGTTCCTCGCGCTCGTCCTCCGTCAGGCCGCCCCACACCCCGTAGGGCTCGCGGACAGCCAGTGCATGCGCCGCACACTCGGCCCGTACCGGGCAGCGCATACAGACCTCCTTCGCCGATGTCTCACGCGCGCTGCGGGCCGCTCCGCGCTCACCTTCGGGATGGAAGAACAGCGAGCTGTCCACGCCACGGCAGGCGGCCAGCAGCTGCCAGTCCCACAGGTCTGCGTTCGGGCCCGGGAGGCGGGAGAAATCTGCCATTGCTTGTCCCCTCGAAGCGATGCTGATTCGGGCTCGGTGCTCACGACGGTACATCTACTGTCGAAGTAGATGTAAATATGACTCATTGCGAATCTAGTCATAGTCACCACGAAAATGGAAGAAAGAGAGCCAAATAGGGCATAGGGTGCACGCGCGGATGCCGGTCGCCCGATGAGTCGTCTGCGTATCCGGCTCCTCACGGAGCGTGCTGAACTCGGTCGCCGAAGCCGTAACTCTTTCGAGTGACCGTCGTTGAGAGTGCGGAGGCGGTTGGCAGAGGTAGACCCCGGGCAAATGTCCGAGGCCGTCAATCGCTCAGGTGACGATACGTACCAGCCTGGAGGCTCAAGGTGACGCGCATCAGCTGCGGAGGGCGGTCATGACATCCGTCCTCGTCTGCGACGACTCCCCGCTTGCCCGAGAGGCGCTCCGTCGGGCGGTTGCGACCGTGCCCGGCGTCGAGCGTGTGACGACCGCGGCCAACGGCGAGGAAGTCCTCCGCCGCTGGGGTGCCGATCGTTCGGATCTGATTTTGATGGACGTACGGATGCCCGGTCTCGGCGGTGTCGAGACCGTGCGCCGGCTGCTGTCCGCAGACCCGGGCGCCCGGATCATCATGCTCACGGTGGCCGAGGACCTGGACGGTGTCGCGCTCGCGGTCGCCGCCGGTGCCCGCGGCTATCTGCACAAGGACGCCTCGCGCGCCGAGCTGCGGGCGACGGTGACCCAGGCGCTCGCCGACCCGACGTGGCGGCTCGCCCCGCGCCGGCTGCGGTCCGCCGAGATGGGTGCCGCGCCGACGCTGACCGCGCGCGAGATCCAGGTCCTGGAGGGCATGAGCCACGGCCGCTCGAACGCCGAGATCGGCCGTGAGCTTTTTCTCTCCGAGGACACGGTCAAGACCCACGCCCGGCGCCTCTTCAAGAAACTCGGCGCCTCGGACCGGGCGCATGCGGTGGCCCTGGGCTTCCGCTGGGGACTGGTCCGCTAAGGCGTTGTGACGTGCAGCGATGCGGGGGCGTGAAGATCCCCGCCCGCCGGGTGGCGGGCGGGGCGGCAAAGCGCCCCGCCGTCGTCGGCGTACGACGGCGGTCCGATTCGCCGCGCGGTACCGCATCCTTGGGAGTATGGAGTTCCTCGGGGACGGGCCGATCGGGCACGAGGGGAGGGCGCAGGACATGACAACAGCCGGCGCACCTGCCGCTCATAACGCTTCAGTGCACAAGTGCGGACCTGATGCCGCGGATCGCGCGGCGCCAAGGCACCATGGTCCGATGCGTGATGACGGGAAGCAGGAAATCGGCGATCTCGTCGCACGCGCAGTAGAGGGGGACCAGCGGGCCACCCACGATCTGCTGGCCCATGTGCACCCCCTCGCCCTGCGCTACTGCCGTACCCGGCTGTCGCGGCTGCCGGGTGACGCCCGGCACTTCGTCGAGGATCTGGCGCAGGAAGTGTGTGTCGCGGTGCTCTGTGCGCTGCCGCGCTACCGCGACACCGGCAAGCCCTTCGAGGCCTTCGTCTTCGCCATCGCCGCCCATAAGGTCGCCGATCTGCAGCGGGCCGCGATGCGGCATCCGGGCAGCACGGCCGTGCCGTCCGACGAGATGCCCGAGCAGCCGGACAACTCCCTCGGCCCCGAGGAGCGGGCGCTGCTGAGCAGCGACGCCGAGTGGGCCAAGAAGCTGCTGGCGAATCTTCCGGAGAATCAGCGCGAGCTCGTGCTGCTGCGGGTCGCTGTCGGGCTGACGGCCGAGGAGACCGGGCAGATGCTGGGGATGTCGCCCGGTGCGGTGCGGGTCGCCCAGCACCGTGCGCTGAGCAGGCTGCGGGCGCTGGCCGAGCAGTAGCGGTCCCCGGTGGAATGCGGCCGGATGTCGCCGTAGAAAACCACAAGTGACGAGACCCTCATCGCTCGTGGAATGGGCCACCCCATTAGGCCGTTAGCATGGGAGTCCGCGCTGAGGCAAGAGCATTGGGGAAGGTGTCATGAGTGACAACGTCGACGGTATGCCCGCCAAATTCGCCATGCTCGGGCTGACATACGACGACGTGCTGCTGCTGCCCGGTGCGTCGGAGGTGCTGCCCAACGCGGTGAGCACCGCGTCCCGGGTCTCGCGCAATGTCGCGGTGAACATCCCGCTGCTGTCCGCGGCGATGGACAAGGTCACCGAGGCGCGGATGGCCATCGCCATGGCGCGGCAGGGCGGCGCGGGCGTGCTCCACCGCAATCTGTCCATCGAGGACCAGGCCAACCAGGTCGACCTGGTCAAGCGCTCCGAGTCCGGGATGGTCACCGACCCGATCACGGTCCGTCCGGACGCCTCGCTCGCCGACGCCGACGCACTGTGCGCCAAGTTCCGCATCAGCGGGGTGCCGGTCACGGACGCCGCGGGCAAGCTGCTGGGCATCGTGACCAACCGCGACATGGCCTTCGAGATGGACCGCAGCCGTCAGGTCCGCGAGGTCATGACGCCGATGCCGCTGGTCACCGGCAAGGTCGGCATCTCCGGCGAGGACGCCATCGAGCTGCTGCGCCGCCACAAGATCGAGAAGCTTCCGCTGGTCGACGACGCGGGTGTGCTCAAGGGCCTGATCACCGTCAAGGATTTCGTCAAGGCGGAGAAGTACCCGAACGCCGCCAAGGACGCCGAGGGCCGGCTGGTCGTCGGTGCCGCGGTGGGCGTCGGCGGCGAGGCGTACGAGCGGGCGCAGGCGCTGGTCGAGGCCGGTGCCGACTTCCTCGTCATCGACAGTGCGCACGGCCACAGCCGCGGCATCCTCGACATGATCGCCAAGGTCAAGTCCAACATCAGCGTCGATGTCGTCGGCGGCAATGTCGCCACCCGCGACGGCGCCCAGGCGCTGATCGACGCGGGCGCGGACGGCATCAAGGTCGGCGTCGGCCCCGGCTCCATCTGCACCACCCGGGTCGTCGCCGGTGTCGGCGTACCGCAGGTCACCGCGATCTACGAGGCGGCGAAGGCCGCGAACGCCGCGGGTGTGCCGCTGATCGGCGACGGCGGGCTCCAGTTCTCCGGTGACATCGCCAAGGCCATCGCGGCCGGTGCGGACACCGTCATGCTGGGCTCGCTGCTGGCCGGCTGCGAGGAGTCGCCCGGCGAGATGGTCTTCATCAACGGCAAGCAGTTCAAGTCGTACCGCGGCATGGGCTCGCTGGGCGCGATGCAGTCCCGCGGGCAGGGCCGGTCCTTCTCCAAGGACCGCTACTTCCAGGACAATGTGCTGTCCGAGGACAAGCTGGTTCCCGAGGGCATCGAGGGCCAGGTGCCCTACCGCGGCCCGCTCTCCTCGGTCGCCCACCAGCTCGTCGGCGGCCTGCGCGCCTCCATGGGCTACGTCGGCTCCGCCGACATCCCCGAGCTCAAGGAGAAGGGCAGCTTCGTCCGCATCACCTCCGCGGGCCTCAAGGAGAGCCACCCGCACGACATCCAGATGACGACCGAGGCACCGAACTACTCGCGTCGCTGAGTGGGGCGCGGCTCCGGCCGGGGGTCCGGGGGTTGTCCCCCGGGGCATGGGGTCAGATGACGACCGAGGCGCCGAACTCCTCCCGTCGCTGAGGAGGAGGGCCCGGCGCGCCCCTCCACACGGCGCTACCACGGCCCTACCGTGAAGCCCGCGGCCGCATGCCGGCCGCGGGCTTCGGCGTGTCGGGGATACTGGAACGGCAGACACAGAGGGAAAGGCCACACACGTGACTGAGATCGAGATCGGGCGCGGCAAGCGCGGCCGCCGGGCATACGCGTTCGACGACATCGCCGTCGTACCCAGTCGCCGCACCCGCGACCCGAAGGAGGTCTCGATCGCCTGGCAGATCGACGCCTACCGCTTCGAGCTGCCGTTCCTGGCCGCTCCCATGGACTCGGTGGTCTCCCCGCAGACCGCGATCCGCATCGGTGAGCTGGGCGGTCTGGGCGTCCTCAACCTGGAAGGTCTCTGGACCCGGTACGAGGACCCGGAGCCGCTGCTCGCCGAGATCGCGGAGCTGGACGGCGCCACGGCCACCAAGCGGCTCCAGGAGATCTACGCCGCGCCGATCAAGGAAGAGCTGATCGGGCAGCGCATCAAGGAGGTGCGGGACGCGGGCGTCGTCACCGCCGCCGCGCTCTCCCCGCAGCGCACCGCGCAGTTCTCCAAGGCCGTCGTCGACGCCGGTGTGGACATCTTCGTGATCCGCGGCACCACCGTCTCCGCCGAGCATGTCTCCTCCGCGGCCGAACCGCTGAACCTCAAGCAGTTCATCTACGAGCTGGACGTCCCGGTCATCGTCGGCGGCTGCGCCACGTACACCGCGGCGCTGCACCTGATGCGCACCGGCGCGGCCGGTGTGCTGGTGGGCTTCGGCGGCGGCGCCGCGCACACCACCCGTAACGTCCTGGGCATCCAGGTCCCGATGGCCACCGCGATCGCCGATGTCGCCGCCGCGCGCCGTGACTACATGGACGAGTCCGGCGGCCGCTATGTCCACGTCATCGCGGACGGCGGGGTGGGCTGGTCCGGTGACCTCCCGAAGGCGATCGCCTGCGGCGCGGACTCCGTGATGATGGGCTCGCCGCTGGCGCGCGCGACGGATGCGCCCGGCCGCGGTCACCACTGGGGCATGGAGGCGGTCCACGAGGACGTGCCGCGTGGCAAGCGGATGGACCTCGGTGCGGTCGGCACCACCGAGGAGGTGCTGTTGGGGCCGTCCACGACTCCTGACGGGTCGATGAACTTCTTCGGCGCGCTGCGACGGGCGATGGCGACGACCGGCTACTCGGAGCTGAAGGAATTCCAGCGGGTCGAGGTGACGGTCGCGCCTCGGCGCTAGCCGTAAGTAGTCGGGTGGCCCCGCCGTGCCTCTTCTGTTTTTCGCCTTCGGCGGGAGGGGGTTGGTGGGGTGGGGCCCCGGTTTGTGGTGGGTGCCGGGTTCGGGGCCTCCGGGGTGGGTGTTCGGACTGCTTCGCTTTACGTCCGAACACCCACCCCTCCGGCCCCGCCCCCTCCCGTTGTTGAGGGGCCCCACCCCGGTGGGGGTGAAGAAAAGAAGGACCAGTAGTTCAGCCGCACCACGATGCGGCCGAACTACTGGTCTTTCACATTTCTCCCCACCTGGCGGGGGTCGGCATCCGGGCGGGAGGGGGCGGTCCGGAGGGGCCTGTGTTGTGGACGTAAAGCGAAGCAGTCCACAACACAGGCCCCGGAGGACCGAACCCGGCACCCACCACCAACAAGCGCGGCCCCCGCCCAAACACCACCCACCCCCGCCGGAGGCGACACGGCGCCGCAGACGACAACGTGCGGCTACAAACGATGGGCGGCACCCGAAGGAGTCGCGCCCCTCGTATCGAGGAGCAGCTGCGCTTTCACGGCGAGCCCCTGGAGGTCGTACGTGCGATGCGGCTGCAACAGGACCGTCAGGTCCGCCGCGGCTGCGGCCTCGTAGAGGGAGTCGGCTCGGGGGACGGGGCGGCCGAGGACGGTCCAGTGGGGGACGTAGGGGTCGTGGTAGGTGAGGTGGGCGCCCAGTTCCGTCAGCCGGGAGGCGATTTCCCGGGAGGGGGAGCCTGCCTGGTCGGCGATGTCGGGCTTGTAGGTGACGCCGAGGAGGAGTACGCGTGCGCCGCGGGCGGATTTGCCGTGTTCGTTGAGGAGGGTGGCGCAGCGCTGGATGACATAGCGCGGCATCCGGTCGTTGACCTCGTGGGCGAGTTCGACCATGCGGAGCGGGTGGCCGGGTGAACGGCCTTTGTGGGGGGAGTAGTGGGGGTCGATGGGCGCGGCGTGGCCGCCCACTCCGGGGCCGGGGCGGAAGGACTGGAAGCCGAACGGTTTGGTTTCGGCGCAGCGGATGACGTCCCACAGGTCGACGCCGCTCTCATGGCAGAAGACCGCCATCTCGTTCATCAGGGCGATGTTGATGTGGCGGTAGTTGGTTTCCAGGAGCTTGGCGGTCTCGGCCTCGCGGGGGCCGCGGGCGCGGACGACCTTGTCGGTGAGGCGGCCGTAGAAGGCGGCGGCCGCTTCCGTGCAGGCGGGGGTGAGGCCGCCGATGACCTTCGGGGTGTTGGCGTAGCGGTGGGTGCGGTTGCCGGGGTCGTGGCGGCCGGGGGAGCAGGCGAGGTGGAAGTCCCGTCCGGCGGTGAGGCCCGAGCCCTCTTCCAGGAGGGGGCGCAGGAATTCCTCGGTGGTACCCGGGTACGCGGTGGATTCCAGGATCACCGTGGTGTGCGGGCGCAGCTGTGCCGCCAGGGTGCGGGCGGCGTCGGCGAGGGCGGTGAGGTCCAGGGCGCGGTCCTCGCCGAGGGGGGTGGGCGCGCAGAGGACGGCGGTGCGGACCCGGCCGAGGGTGGTGGGGTCGGTGGTGGTGCGGAAGCCGGCGGAGAGCAGCCGGCGGAGTTCGGTGGCGGACAGCGGCCCGTCGGCGCCGGAGAGCGCGGCGGTGTGCGGGTCGGGGTCGTATCCGATGGTGCCGATGCCGGCGGCGGTGGCGGCCTGGGCGAGAGGGAGGCCGAGGTGACCGAGTCCGATGACGGCGAGGTCTGCGGGCATGCTGCGGCCGTCCTTCCCGAGCGACTGCGAATGACGTGTGCGCATGGCGTGTGTGGAGGGCGCATAAATACACTAAGCGGATATTTGACCCAGAATAGGGATTGGTGGATCAAGGCGGCGGGGTGTTGCCGCCGGGAGCGAAGGGTGGATACCGGCACGCGGCGTGGACAGAATCGACGGACGGGGGGTGTGGCCCCGATCACAGCGGGAGGCAGCGGTGAAGACAGCGATACTGGGACCGGCGCAGCGGGCCGAGGCGCTCGCCCGAATGGCGGAGCGGGAGCTGGACATTCTCGTGGTCGGCGGCGGAGTCGTCGGCGCGGGGACCGCGCTGGACGCGGCGACCCGCGGGCTGGCCACCGGGCTGGTCGAGGCGCGTGACTGGGCCTCGGGCACGTCCAGCCGGTCGAGCAAGCTCATCCACGGTGGTCTGCGGTATCTGGAAATGCTGGACTTCGCGCTGGTCAGAGAGGCGTTGAAGGAGCGGGGGCTGCTGCTGGAGCGGCTGGCGCCGCATCTGGTCAAGCCGGTGCCGTTCCTGTATCCGCTCCAGCACAAGGGCTGGGAGCGCTGGTACGCGGGCTCCGGTGTGGCGCTGTACGACGCGATGTCGGTCTCTTCGGGGCACGGCCGCGGTCTGCCCGTCCACCGGCATCTGTCGCAGAAGCGGGCGCTGCGGGTGGCGCCCTGTCTGAAGCGGGACGCGCTGGTCG contains these protein-coding regions:
- a CDS encoding LysR family transcriptional regulator, yielding MIEARHLRVLRAVARSGSFSAAARELGCTQPAVSQQMKALEQSAGTPLLVRAGREMRLTQAGEALVRHAVGILAGLTAAEEEIAAIAGLRAGRVRLVSFPSGSSTLVPTALATMRAAHPGTRVSLVEAEPPRSIEMLRNGDCEIALAFRYPEVRGADPAAGAEWDDLVVRPILADRLVGLVPAGHRLAKAGVARFDELADEPWIAGCPRCRRHLVEVCESAGFTPRIDFATDDYPAVIGLVGAGLGVAALPELTLASVRPKGATAVRLEPAVHREIVALTLPDLAQVPAVEATLDKLVAAAGR
- a CDS encoding WhiB family transcriptional regulator, with the protein product MADFSRLPGPNADLWDWQLLAACRGVDSSLFFHPEGERGAARSARETSAKEVCMRCPVRAECAAHALAVREPYGVWGGLTEDEREELMGRARHRLVPASSMTGHGVSGA
- a CDS encoding response regulator transcription factor, encoding MTSVLVCDDSPLAREALRRAVATVPGVERVTTAANGEEVLRRWGADRSDLILMDVRMPGLGGVETVRRLLSADPGARIIMLTVAEDLDGVALAVAAGARGYLHKDASRAELRATVTQALADPTWRLAPRRLRSAEMGAAPTLTAREIQVLEGMSHGRSNAEIGRELFLSEDTVKTHARRLFKKLGASDRAHAVALGFRWGLVR
- a CDS encoding sigma-70 family RNA polymerase sigma factor; amino-acid sequence: MRDDGKQEIGDLVARAVEGDQRATHDLLAHVHPLALRYCRTRLSRLPGDARHFVEDLAQEVCVAVLCALPRYRDTGKPFEAFVFAIAAHKVADLQRAAMRHPGSTAVPSDEMPEQPDNSLGPEERALLSSDAEWAKKLLANLPENQRELVLLRVAVGLTAEETGQMLGMSPGAVRVAQHRALSRLRALAEQ
- the guaB gene encoding IMP dehydrogenase, giving the protein MSDNVDGMPAKFAMLGLTYDDVLLLPGASEVLPNAVSTASRVSRNVAVNIPLLSAAMDKVTEARMAIAMARQGGAGVLHRNLSIEDQANQVDLVKRSESGMVTDPITVRPDASLADADALCAKFRISGVPVTDAAGKLLGIVTNRDMAFEMDRSRQVREVMTPMPLVTGKVGISGEDAIELLRRHKIEKLPLVDDAGVLKGLITVKDFVKAEKYPNAAKDAEGRLVVGAAVGVGGEAYERAQALVEAGADFLVIDSAHGHSRGILDMIAKVKSNISVDVVGGNVATRDGAQALIDAGADGIKVGVGPGSICTTRVVAGVGVPQVTAIYEAAKAANAAGVPLIGDGGLQFSGDIAKAIAAGADTVMLGSLLAGCEESPGEMVFINGKQFKSYRGMGSLGAMQSRGQGRSFSKDRYFQDNVLSEDKLVPEGIEGQVPYRGPLSSVAHQLVGGLRASMGYVGSADIPELKEKGSFVRITSAGLKESHPHDIQMTTEAPNYSRR
- a CDS encoding GuaB3 family IMP dehydrogenase-related protein, which encodes MTEIEIGRGKRGRRAYAFDDIAVVPSRRTRDPKEVSIAWQIDAYRFELPFLAAPMDSVVSPQTAIRIGELGGLGVLNLEGLWTRYEDPEPLLAEIAELDGATATKRLQEIYAAPIKEELIGQRIKEVRDAGVVTAAALSPQRTAQFSKAVVDAGVDIFVIRGTTVSAEHVSSAAEPLNLKQFIYELDVPVIVGGCATYTAALHLMRTGAAGVLVGFGGGAAHTTRNVLGIQVPMATAIADVAAARRDYMDESGGRYVHVIADGGVGWSGDLPKAIACGADSVMMGSPLARATDAPGRGHHWGMEAVHEDVPRGKRMDLGAVGTTEEVLLGPSTTPDGSMNFFGALRRAMATTGYSELKEFQRVEVTVAPRR
- a CDS encoding nucleotide sugar dehydrogenase encodes the protein MPADLAVIGLGHLGLPLAQAATAAGIGTIGYDPDPHTAALSGADGPLSATELRRLLSAGFRTTTDPTTLGRVRTAVLCAPTPLGEDRALDLTALADAARTLAAQLRPHTTVILESTAYPGTTEEFLRPLLEEGSGLTAGRDFHLACSPGRHDPGNRTHRYANTPKVIGGLTPACTEAAAAFYGRLTDKVVRARGPREAETAKLLETNYRHINIALMNEMAVFCHESGVDLWDVIRCAETKPFGFQSFRPGPGVGGHAAPIDPHYSPHKGRSPGHPLRMVELAHEVNDRMPRYVIQRCATLLNEHGKSARGARVLLLGVTYKPDIADQAGSPSREIASRLTELGAHLTYHDPYVPHWTVLGRPVPRADSLYEAAAAADLTVLLQPHRTYDLQGLAVKAQLLLDTRGATPSGAAHRL